CGGTATAGCCGGCCTTGCGAAAATCCTCGACCAGGCCTTCGGGGCCGGGAAGATGCATGGCGCCGACGGCCATGAAGGCATTGCCCTTGGCCAGGATCGGTGCGGCATGGTCGGCCATGACCTTGTTGCGGCCGGTGATCATCGTCCGGTCGAATTCGGCGTAACCTGCGTCGTCGTCTTCGTCGGGCGAGATCGAACGCAACAGCGGCCAGAAGGTGCCGGTGTCGCCGCGCTGGTAAAGCACGATCATGGTTTCGTTGATGTCGTTTATCTTGTCGCCGAGCTTCAGGGTCTCGACCAGCCCTTTGATGTGGAACGCAATCGGCAGCGAGGCCATGGCGTGCAGCTGGCTGGCAGCGGTCTCCAACCCTTCCACCGGCTTCCCCAAGGCCTTGGCGTCCTGCGCCAGCTTGACGTCCAGAACCGGTGCGCCGCCTGCCTGACGGGCGACCTCACAGACCGGCAGCGCGACCATGGCCGACAGCAGCCACGGCTTCATCTTGGAGACGCTCGCCGGCGGAATGCCGCGCGCATCGAGCCCTTTGTTCACCACCGCCGCATCCTCCGGCGACAACAGCGACGACAACGTCGTGTTGTCGGTGAACATCATCAGCTCGGGTTCCTTGAGCATGGCCTCCATCATCTTCTGCTTGTCGAGCACGTCGGTGGTCTCGATGATGATGGTGCCGGCAGCGTCATAGGCTTTCCTGGCTGCCGGCGGCAGAGTGGTCACGCGCGGGTCGGTCATGTGCATGGTGCCGAACAGGAAGGACGGCTTTTCGCCTGATTTCTCCAGCTTCCACAACAGGCCCTTGCCGTTCAGCGTCGCTGCTGCTTCCGTCTCGATCCTGGCATAGGCGGCGGGGTCTTCCTTCTGCAGGGCCGATAGCAGATCGGCGCCGGCGCAGGCCGGGGCTTCGGCATGCGCCTTGCCCATGGCAAGCAGCAACGCGACGAGAAAAGACAGGAAAAACAGGGCGTTGAGCGCGACGAGCAGCTTCAGCGACACAAGGGCCGCGCGGTCGGCGATGGCAAGGGCGCGTTTCATGGTGCGGTTCTAGGACTGAAAAGCGGCGAAACGGTTAACCGGCGTGGGGAAATTGTCCTGGACTTATACAGTGTCACGCGCGGGGATGGGCGGATTCGTAGATCTCGAGCAGCCTTGCCGTGTCGACGCCGGTATAGACCTGCGTCGTCGACAAGCTGGCGTGGCCGAGCAGTTCCTGGATGGTGCGCAGGTCGCCGCCGCGCCCGAGCAGATGGGTGGCGAAGGAATGGCGCAACGC
This region of Mesorhizobium sp. C432A genomic DNA includes:
- a CDS encoding TraB/GumN family protein produces the protein MKRALAIADRAALVSLKLLVALNALFFLSFLVALLLAMGKAHAEAPACAGADLLSALQKEDPAAYARIETEAAATLNGKGLLWKLEKSGEKPSFLFGTMHMTDPRVTTLPPAARKAYDAAGTIIIETTDVLDKQKMMEAMLKEPELMMFTDNTTLSSLLSPEDAAVVNKGLDARGIPPASVSKMKPWLLSAMVALPVCEVARQAGGAPVLDVKLAQDAKALGKPVEGLETAASQLHAMASLPIAFHIKGLVETLKLGDKINDINETMIVLYQRGDTGTFWPLLRSISPDEDDDAGYAEFDRTMITGRNKVMADHAAPILAKGNAFMAVGAMHLPGPEGLVEDFRKAGYTVTAVD